The proteins below come from a single Pirellulales bacterium genomic window:
- a CDS encoding DUF1080 domain-containing protein produces MSLAPLLLFLFATPPVSLFDGKTFDGWEGDTKKTFRIESGAIVGGSLNEKVPRNEFLCTTKEYGDFELRLKFKVLGKGANAGVQIRSRRVPNHHEMIGYQADLGQDWYGSLYDESRRAKMLALADPKVIAESLKPDEWNDYTIRCQGNRIQLWINGRQTVDFTEPDEAIEQRGLIGLQIHGGQPSEAWYKDIVIEELDSK; encoded by the coding sequence ATGTCGCTTGCTCCACTTCTCCTGTTCTTGTTCGCCACCCCGCCGGTATCGCTTTTCGACGGCAAGACCTTCGATGGTTGGGAGGGCGACACGAAGAAAACGTTTCGCATCGAGAGCGGGGCCATCGTCGGTGGCAGCCTTAACGAAAAGGTGCCGCGCAACGAGTTCCTCTGCACGACCAAAGAATATGGCGACTTCGAGTTGCGGCTGAAGTTCAAAGTGCTGGGCAAGGGCGCCAATGCCGGCGTTCAAATCCGCAGCCGCCGAGTGCCGAACCACCACGAAATGATCGGCTACCAGGCCGATTTGGGCCAGGACTGGTATGGCAGCCTCTACGACGAATCGCGGCGCGCCAAGATGCTCGCCCTGGCCGATCCGAAAGTGATCGCCGAATCGCTCAAGCCCGACGAGTGGAACGATTACACGATTCGCTGCCAAGGCAATCGCATCCAGCTTTGGATCAACGGCCGTCAGACGGTCGACTTCACCGAGCCGGACGAGGCCATCGAGCAGCGCGGGCTGATCGGCCTGCAGATCCACGGCGGCCAGCCCAGCGAAGCCTGGTATAAAGACATCGTCATCGAAGAGCTCGACTCGAAGTGA